The segment TGCAGGCCGCTCCGCAGGTACGCGGCGTTGTCCCACAGGCGGAGGCGGCGCTCCGGCTCGCGCTCCATCACCTCCAGGCAGGCCAGCACCGTCGCCACCGCGGAGGGCGGCATGCTGGCGCTGAAGATGAGGGTGCGGGCGTGGTGCTTCAGGTAGTGGATCACGTCCGCCGGCCCGGCGATCGCCCCGCCGATGGAGGCGAACGACTTGGAGAAGGTGGCCATCGCCAGGTCCACCCGGTCCTCCAGCCCGAAGTGCTGGGCCGTGCCGCCCCCGCGGTCCCCGAGCACCCCCACGGAGTGGGCGTCGTCCACCATCACCCGCGCGCCGTACTCCCCCGCCAGCGCGACGATCTCCGGGAGCCGGGCGATGTCGCCCTCCATGGAGAAGATCCCGTCCGTGACGATCAGCACGCCCTTCCCGGCGTGGGTCTCCAGCATGCGGCGCAGGGCGTCCATGTCCGCGTGCGGGAAGCGCACCATCTCCCCGGCGGCCAGGAGCGAGCCGTCCACCAGCGAAGCGTGGTTGAGCCGGTCCTGGATGGCGACGCTCCCGCGCCCCACCAGGGTGGAGATCACCCCCAGGTTGGTCTGGTAGCCGGTGCTGAAGACCAGCGCCGCCTCCTGCCCCATGACCCGCGCCAGGCGATGCTCCAGCTCCTCGTGCAGGTCGAGCGTGCCGTTCAGGAAGCGGCTCCCGGTGCACCCGGTGCCGTAGCGGTACAGCGCCTCGCGGGCGCGCTCCAGGACGTACGGATGGTGCGTCAGGCCCAGGTAGTTGTTGGAGCCGACCATGACCTTCCGCTCCCCGCGGATCACCACCTCGGTGTCCTCGGAGCTCTCGATCGGCTGAAAGTACGGGTACAGGCCGCGGCCGATCATCTCGCGCGCCGCCGTGAAGCGGCGGCACTTGTCGAAGAGGTCCGCGGACTTCCGTA is part of the Longimicrobiaceae bacterium genome and harbors:
- a CDS encoding aminotransferase class I/II-fold pyridoxal phosphate-dependent enzyme, with the protein product MATKLDTVRKSADLFDKCRRFTAAREMIGRGLYPYFQPIESSEDTEVVIRGERKVMVGSNNYLGLTHHPYVLERAREALYRYGTGCTGSRFLNGTLDLHEELEHRLARVMGQEAALVFSTGYQTNLGVISTLVGRGSVAIQDRLNHASLVDGSLLAAGEMVRFPHADMDALRRMLETHAGKGVLIVTDGIFSMEGDIARLPEIVALAGEYGARVMVDDAHSVGVLGDRGGGTAQHFGLEDRVDLAMATFSKSFASIGGAIAGPADVIHYLKHHARTLIFSASMPPSAVATVLACLEVMEREPERRLRLWDNAAYLRSGLQGLGFDTAESETPIIPVSTGHMEHTFVFWRALFDAGVFTNPVLPPAVPESACRLRTSVMATHTRDQLDRVLEAFARVGRELAII